A genome region from Anopheles stephensi strain Indian chromosome 2, UCI_ANSTEP_V1.0, whole genome shotgun sequence includes the following:
- the LOC118505130 gene encoding fatty-acid amide hydrolase 2-B-like isoform X3, protein MPSERIAARVFAQMSFAIRRLLRAAMCVFSWFVMPYSQCVSSRIERRKLPPIDNPLLLLSATVLADRIRKGEVRSEDVVRAYVHRCQQVNPLLNAIVEDRFEAALEEAREIDRLLAKGALGTVEELARTKPLLGLPVSIKESLAVEGMSNTAGRLLAEKKVALSDAPVVRQIKRAGAIVLLVSNTPELCLCWETYNQCTGLTRNPYNLQRTAGGSSGGEAALISSAGSLMGVTTDIAGSSRLPAMFTGVFGHKPSPYVVSPYGHHPSCDDENWGSFFTPGAMTRYAEDLPLLLEAMRDPDGAPVTLDKPVPLGAVKCYYMENDGPSGLTRPIDPDIVHAIRDVAAHLNAQRVNLKRLRWTLDISVCKMLRMKNVETIYSPQANGKPDTTIKRELFKYLLGMSKSDLPSVMIGPMQHIVNNYIPQSRLDFLDSQTEKLRKDFIDLLGTDGVFIYPGFPNTAHRHYRIFHKLVDTTYMMVFNTVGLPAASCMVGFDREKLPIGVQIVAAPGQDHLIFAVAKELERRFGGWVPPS, encoded by the exons ATGCCAAGTGAAAGAATAGCAGCGCGTGTGTTTGC ACAAATGAGTTTCGCTATACGCCGGCTGCTCCGTGCAGCCATGTGCGTGTTTAGCTGGTTCGTCATGCCCTACTCGCAGTGCGTCAGTAGCCGGATAGAGCGCCGCAAGCTGCCACCGATTGATaatccgctgctgctgctgtcagccACCGTGCTCGCCGACCGCATCCGCAAGGGGGAAGTGCGTAGCGAGGATGTGGTGCGCGCATATGTCCACCGTTGCCAGCAGGTCAACCCACTGCTGAACGCCATCGTGGAGGATCGCTTCGAGGCCGCGCTGGAAGAAGCGCGCGAAATTGACCGACTGCTGGCGAAGGGTGCGCTCGGAACCGTGGAAGAGCTGGCCCGCACAAAGCCCCTCCTGGGGCTGCCCGTATCCATCAAGGAAAGTCTCGCCGTCGAGGGCATGAGCAATACGGCCGGTCGGTTGCTGGCCGAGAAGAAGGTCGCCCTGAGCGATGCACCGGTCGTGCGCCAGATAAAGCGTGCCGGTGCCATCGTGCTGCTGGTGAGCAACACGCCCGAACTGTGTCTCTGCTGGGAAACGTACAACCAGTGCACGGGGCTTACCCGCAACCCGTACAATCTGCAGCGCACGGCCGGTGGATCTTCGGGCGGTGAAGCTGCACTGATTTCGTCCGCCGGGTCCCTCATGGGTGTGACGACCGATATTGCCGGATCCTCCCGATTGCCCGCAATGTTTACCGGGGTGTTTGGGCACAAACCGTCCCCGTACGTAGTGTCGCCGTACGGACATCATCCGTCCTGTGACGATGAAAACTGGGGAAGCTTTTTCACCCCCGGCGCCATGACCCGGTACGCGGAAGAtttgccactgctgctggaaGCGATGCGTGACCCGGATGGTGCGCCCGTCACGCTGGACAAACCGGTACCGCTCGGTGCGGTCAAGTGTTACTACATGGAGAACGACGGACCGTCCGGTTTGACGCGACCGATCGATCCCGACATTGTGCACGCGATCCGGGATGTGGCCGCACACCTGAACGCGCAACGCGTCAACCTCAAACGGCTGCGCTGGACGCTGGACATTTCGGTGTGCAAGATGCTGCGCATGAAGAACGTGGAAACGATTTACAGCCCGCAGGCGAACGGCAAACCGGACACGACGATCAAGCGGGAGCTGTTCAAGTATCTGCTCGGCATGTCCAAGTCCGATCTGCCCTCGGTCATGATCGGGCCGATGCAGCACATCGTGAACAACTACATTCCCCAGTCCCGGCTCGACTTTCTCGACAGCCAGACGGAGAAGCTGCGCAAAGACTTTATCGATCTGCTCGGCACGGACGGGGTGTTTATCTATCCCGGGTTCCCGAACACGGCCCACCGCCACTATCGCATCTTTCACAAGCTGGTCGACACGACCTACATGATGGTGTTTAACACCGTCGGTTTGCCGGCCGCCTCCTGCATGGTCGGGTTTGATCGGGAGAAGCTACCGATCGGTGTACAG ATTGTCGCTGCACCTGGACAGGATCATCTCATCTTTGCCGTGGCCAAAGAACTAGAACGACGGTTCGGTGGTTGGGTGCCGCCATCCTAA
- the LOC118505130 gene encoding fatty-acid amide hydrolase 2-B-like isoform X1, whose protein sequence is MQFLGEAERARSFLRQMSFAIRRLLRAAMCVFSWFVMPYSQCVSSRIERRKLPPIDNPLLLLSATVLADRIRKGEVRSEDVVRAYVHRCQQVNPLLNAIVEDRFEAALEEAREIDRLLAKGALGTVEELARTKPLLGLPVSIKESLAVEGMSNTAGRLLAEKKVALSDAPVVRQIKRAGAIVLLVSNTPELCLCWETYNQCTGLTRNPYNLQRTAGGSSGGEAALISSAGSLMGVTTDIAGSSRLPAMFTGVFGHKPSPYVVSPYGHHPSCDDENWGSFFTPGAMTRYAEDLPLLLEAMRDPDGAPVTLDKPVPLGAVKCYYMENDGPSGLTRPIDPDIVHAIRDVAAHLNAQRVNLKRLRWTLDISVCKMLRMKNVETIYSPQANGKPDTTIKRELFKYLLGMSKSDLPSVMIGPMQHIVNNYIPQSRLDFLDSQTEKLRKDFIDLLGTDGVFIYPGFPNTAHRHYRIFHKLVDTTYMMVFNTVGLPAASCMVGFDREKLPIGVQIVAAPGQDHLIFAVAKELERRFGGWVPPS, encoded by the exons ATGCAGTTCCTCGGAGAAGCGGAACGCGCGCGATCTTTCCTTCG ACAAATGAGTTTCGCTATACGCCGGCTGCTCCGTGCAGCCATGTGCGTGTTTAGCTGGTTCGTCATGCCCTACTCGCAGTGCGTCAGTAGCCGGATAGAGCGCCGCAAGCTGCCACCGATTGATaatccgctgctgctgctgtcagccACCGTGCTCGCCGACCGCATCCGCAAGGGGGAAGTGCGTAGCGAGGATGTGGTGCGCGCATATGTCCACCGTTGCCAGCAGGTCAACCCACTGCTGAACGCCATCGTGGAGGATCGCTTCGAGGCCGCGCTGGAAGAAGCGCGCGAAATTGACCGACTGCTGGCGAAGGGTGCGCTCGGAACCGTGGAAGAGCTGGCCCGCACAAAGCCCCTCCTGGGGCTGCCCGTATCCATCAAGGAAAGTCTCGCCGTCGAGGGCATGAGCAATACGGCCGGTCGGTTGCTGGCCGAGAAGAAGGTCGCCCTGAGCGATGCACCGGTCGTGCGCCAGATAAAGCGTGCCGGTGCCATCGTGCTGCTGGTGAGCAACACGCCCGAACTGTGTCTCTGCTGGGAAACGTACAACCAGTGCACGGGGCTTACCCGCAACCCGTACAATCTGCAGCGCACGGCCGGTGGATCTTCGGGCGGTGAAGCTGCACTGATTTCGTCCGCCGGGTCCCTCATGGGTGTGACGACCGATATTGCCGGATCCTCCCGATTGCCCGCAATGTTTACCGGGGTGTTTGGGCACAAACCGTCCCCGTACGTAGTGTCGCCGTACGGACATCATCCGTCCTGTGACGATGAAAACTGGGGAAGCTTTTTCACCCCCGGCGCCATGACCCGGTACGCGGAAGAtttgccactgctgctggaaGCGATGCGTGACCCGGATGGTGCGCCCGTCACGCTGGACAAACCGGTACCGCTCGGTGCGGTCAAGTGTTACTACATGGAGAACGACGGACCGTCCGGTTTGACGCGACCGATCGATCCCGACATTGTGCACGCGATCCGGGATGTGGCCGCACACCTGAACGCGCAACGCGTCAACCTCAAACGGCTGCGCTGGACGCTGGACATTTCGGTGTGCAAGATGCTGCGCATGAAGAACGTGGAAACGATTTACAGCCCGCAGGCGAACGGCAAACCGGACACGACGATCAAGCGGGAGCTGTTCAAGTATCTGCTCGGCATGTCCAAGTCCGATCTGCCCTCGGTCATGATCGGGCCGATGCAGCACATCGTGAACAACTACATTCCCCAGTCCCGGCTCGACTTTCTCGACAGCCAGACGGAGAAGCTGCGCAAAGACTTTATCGATCTGCTCGGCACGGACGGGGTGTTTATCTATCCCGGGTTCCCGAACACGGCCCACCGCCACTATCGCATCTTTCACAAGCTGGTCGACACGACCTACATGATGGTGTTTAACACCGTCGGTTTGCCGGCCGCCTCCTGCATGGTCGGGTTTGATCGGGAGAAGCTACCGATCGGTGTACAG ATTGTCGCTGCACCTGGACAGGATCATCTCATCTTTGCCGTGGCCAAAGAACTAGAACGACGGTTCGGTGGTTGGGTGCCGCCATCCTAA
- the LOC118505130 gene encoding fatty-acid amide hydrolase 2-B-like isoform X2, whose translation MKIEPDSSTMSSPLKALVEFLRLIYAKCYRKVVRECNQQMSFAIRRLLRAAMCVFSWFVMPYSQCVSSRIERRKLPPIDNPLLLLSATVLADRIRKGEVRSEDVVRAYVHRCQQVNPLLNAIVEDRFEAALEEAREIDRLLAKGALGTVEELARTKPLLGLPVSIKESLAVEGMSNTAGRLLAEKKVALSDAPVVRQIKRAGAIVLLVSNTPELCLCWETYNQCTGLTRNPYNLQRTAGGSSGGEAALISSAGSLMGVTTDIAGSSRLPAMFTGVFGHKPSPYVVSPYGHHPSCDDENWGSFFTPGAMTRYAEDLPLLLEAMRDPDGAPVTLDKPVPLGAVKCYYMENDGPSGLTRPIDPDIVHAIRDVAAHLNAQRVNLKRLRWTLDISVCKMLRMKNVETIYSPQANGKPDTTIKRELFKYLLGMSKSDLPSVMIGPMQHIVNNYIPQSRLDFLDSQTEKLRKDFIDLLGTDGVFIYPGFPNTAHRHYRIFHKLVDTTYMMVFNTVGLPAASCMVGFDREKLPIGVQIVAAPGQDHLIFAVAKELERRFGGWVPPS comes from the exons ATGAAAATCGAACCGGACTCATCGACAATGAGTTCGCCACTGAAGGCGCTGGTCGAGTTCCTGCGGCTCATTTACGCCAAGTGTTACCGCAAAGTGGTGCGCGAATGCAACCA ACAAATGAGTTTCGCTATACGCCGGCTGCTCCGTGCAGCCATGTGCGTGTTTAGCTGGTTCGTCATGCCCTACTCGCAGTGCGTCAGTAGCCGGATAGAGCGCCGCAAGCTGCCACCGATTGATaatccgctgctgctgctgtcagccACCGTGCTCGCCGACCGCATCCGCAAGGGGGAAGTGCGTAGCGAGGATGTGGTGCGCGCATATGTCCACCGTTGCCAGCAGGTCAACCCACTGCTGAACGCCATCGTGGAGGATCGCTTCGAGGCCGCGCTGGAAGAAGCGCGCGAAATTGACCGACTGCTGGCGAAGGGTGCGCTCGGAACCGTGGAAGAGCTGGCCCGCACAAAGCCCCTCCTGGGGCTGCCCGTATCCATCAAGGAAAGTCTCGCCGTCGAGGGCATGAGCAATACGGCCGGTCGGTTGCTGGCCGAGAAGAAGGTCGCCCTGAGCGATGCACCGGTCGTGCGCCAGATAAAGCGTGCCGGTGCCATCGTGCTGCTGGTGAGCAACACGCCCGAACTGTGTCTCTGCTGGGAAACGTACAACCAGTGCACGGGGCTTACCCGCAACCCGTACAATCTGCAGCGCACGGCCGGTGGATCTTCGGGCGGTGAAGCTGCACTGATTTCGTCCGCCGGGTCCCTCATGGGTGTGACGACCGATATTGCCGGATCCTCCCGATTGCCCGCAATGTTTACCGGGGTGTTTGGGCACAAACCGTCCCCGTACGTAGTGTCGCCGTACGGACATCATCCGTCCTGTGACGATGAAAACTGGGGAAGCTTTTTCACCCCCGGCGCCATGACCCGGTACGCGGAAGAtttgccactgctgctggaaGCGATGCGTGACCCGGATGGTGCGCCCGTCACGCTGGACAAACCGGTACCGCTCGGTGCGGTCAAGTGTTACTACATGGAGAACGACGGACCGTCCGGTTTGACGCGACCGATCGATCCCGACATTGTGCACGCGATCCGGGATGTGGCCGCACACCTGAACGCGCAACGCGTCAACCTCAAACGGCTGCGCTGGACGCTGGACATTTCGGTGTGCAAGATGCTGCGCATGAAGAACGTGGAAACGATTTACAGCCCGCAGGCGAACGGCAAACCGGACACGACGATCAAGCGGGAGCTGTTCAAGTATCTGCTCGGCATGTCCAAGTCCGATCTGCCCTCGGTCATGATCGGGCCGATGCAGCACATCGTGAACAACTACATTCCCCAGTCCCGGCTCGACTTTCTCGACAGCCAGACGGAGAAGCTGCGCAAAGACTTTATCGATCTGCTCGGCACGGACGGGGTGTTTATCTATCCCGGGTTCCCGAACACGGCCCACCGCCACTATCGCATCTTTCACAAGCTGGTCGACACGACCTACATGATGGTGTTTAACACCGTCGGTTTGCCGGCCGCCTCCTGCATGGTCGGGTTTGATCGGGAGAAGCTACCGATCGGTGTACAG ATTGTCGCTGCACCTGGACAGGATCATCTCATCTTTGCCGTGGCCAAAGAACTAGAACGACGGTTCGGTGGTTGGGTGCCGCCATCCTAA
- the LOC118505130 gene encoding fatty-acid amide hydrolase 2-B-like isoform X4 — MSFAIRRLLRAAMCVFSWFVMPYSQCVSSRIERRKLPPIDNPLLLLSATVLADRIRKGEVRSEDVVRAYVHRCQQVNPLLNAIVEDRFEAALEEAREIDRLLAKGALGTVEELARTKPLLGLPVSIKESLAVEGMSNTAGRLLAEKKVALSDAPVVRQIKRAGAIVLLVSNTPELCLCWETYNQCTGLTRNPYNLQRTAGGSSGGEAALISSAGSLMGVTTDIAGSSRLPAMFTGVFGHKPSPYVVSPYGHHPSCDDENWGSFFTPGAMTRYAEDLPLLLEAMRDPDGAPVTLDKPVPLGAVKCYYMENDGPSGLTRPIDPDIVHAIRDVAAHLNAQRVNLKRLRWTLDISVCKMLRMKNVETIYSPQANGKPDTTIKRELFKYLLGMSKSDLPSVMIGPMQHIVNNYIPQSRLDFLDSQTEKLRKDFIDLLGTDGVFIYPGFPNTAHRHYRIFHKLVDTTYMMVFNTVGLPAASCMVGFDREKLPIGVQIVAAPGQDHLIFAVAKELERRFGGWVPPS; from the exons ATGAGTTTCGCTATACGCCGGCTGCTCCGTGCAGCCATGTGCGTGTTTAGCTGGTTCGTCATGCCCTACTCGCAGTGCGTCAGTAGCCGGATAGAGCGCCGCAAGCTGCCACCGATTGATaatccgctgctgctgctgtcagccACCGTGCTCGCCGACCGCATCCGCAAGGGGGAAGTGCGTAGCGAGGATGTGGTGCGCGCATATGTCCACCGTTGCCAGCAGGTCAACCCACTGCTGAACGCCATCGTGGAGGATCGCTTCGAGGCCGCGCTGGAAGAAGCGCGCGAAATTGACCGACTGCTGGCGAAGGGTGCGCTCGGAACCGTGGAAGAGCTGGCCCGCACAAAGCCCCTCCTGGGGCTGCCCGTATCCATCAAGGAAAGTCTCGCCGTCGAGGGCATGAGCAATACGGCCGGTCGGTTGCTGGCCGAGAAGAAGGTCGCCCTGAGCGATGCACCGGTCGTGCGCCAGATAAAGCGTGCCGGTGCCATCGTGCTGCTGGTGAGCAACACGCCCGAACTGTGTCTCTGCTGGGAAACGTACAACCAGTGCACGGGGCTTACCCGCAACCCGTACAATCTGCAGCGCACGGCCGGTGGATCTTCGGGCGGTGAAGCTGCACTGATTTCGTCCGCCGGGTCCCTCATGGGTGTGACGACCGATATTGCCGGATCCTCCCGATTGCCCGCAATGTTTACCGGGGTGTTTGGGCACAAACCGTCCCCGTACGTAGTGTCGCCGTACGGACATCATCCGTCCTGTGACGATGAAAACTGGGGAAGCTTTTTCACCCCCGGCGCCATGACCCGGTACGCGGAAGAtttgccactgctgctggaaGCGATGCGTGACCCGGATGGTGCGCCCGTCACGCTGGACAAACCGGTACCGCTCGGTGCGGTCAAGTGTTACTACATGGAGAACGACGGACCGTCCGGTTTGACGCGACCGATCGATCCCGACATTGTGCACGCGATCCGGGATGTGGCCGCACACCTGAACGCGCAACGCGTCAACCTCAAACGGCTGCGCTGGACGCTGGACATTTCGGTGTGCAAGATGCTGCGCATGAAGAACGTGGAAACGATTTACAGCCCGCAGGCGAACGGCAAACCGGACACGACGATCAAGCGGGAGCTGTTCAAGTATCTGCTCGGCATGTCCAAGTCCGATCTGCCCTCGGTCATGATCGGGCCGATGCAGCACATCGTGAACAACTACATTCCCCAGTCCCGGCTCGACTTTCTCGACAGCCAGACGGAGAAGCTGCGCAAAGACTTTATCGATCTGCTCGGCACGGACGGGGTGTTTATCTATCCCGGGTTCCCGAACACGGCCCACCGCCACTATCGCATCTTTCACAAGCTGGTCGACACGACCTACATGATGGTGTTTAACACCGTCGGTTTGCCGGCCGCCTCCTGCATGGTCGGGTTTGATCGGGAGAAGCTACCGATCGGTGTACAG ATTGTCGCTGCACCTGGACAGGATCATCTCATCTTTGCCGTGGCCAAAGAACTAGAACGACGGTTCGGTGGTTGGGTGCCGCCATCCTAA
- the LOC118502489 gene encoding protein IWS1 homolog: METAWFCESDGKTQIEQLMALNDLSDDDEDSNIPNNTDAAENEKKDQQKPILENSGHEVNNTEDRPVREEFVSDFDTIRERKQAERSRSLKRKKDRDSIENDDLIEELLQRMRQAASQDRLLNVAGKPATKKIAILHQVMPQLIKKDLQHDLLCHNVLCVLTDWIAPLPNRALPCLQIREGVLKLLLNFPTIDKCYLKQSGIGKAVMYLYKHPDETKVNRDRAHVLITGWFRSVYNISTSFNGMSLEERRQHDLQHLSSACSKPPVAVVVQSTPPVCQPDFWLFTPKKDIIRPGDKGWSYRARVPRQSDKVYIVRPKPKIEVNIGTYRSKKQLNRYELCWKRFNESKRQSKARPLVDLSIEGAKLRDN, from the coding sequence ATGGAAACAGCCTGGTTCTGTGAGTCCGACGGGAAAACGCAGATCGAGCAACTAATGGCATTAAATGATCTAagcgatgacgatgaggacAGCAACATCCCGAACAATACCGATGCAGccgaaaacgaaaagaaggaTCAGCAGAAACCCATCCTGGAAAATAGTGGCCACGAAGTGAACAACACGGAAGATCGTCCGGTACGCGAAGAATTTGTGTCCGATTTCGATACAATAAGAGAGCGTAAACAGGCCGAACGGTCCCGGAGTCTCAAACGTAAGAAGGACCGTGACAGCATCGAGAACGATGATCTAATAGAGGAGCTACTGCAGCGGATGCGGCAGGCGGCCAGCCAGGATCGGCTGCTTAACGTAGCGGGCAAACCAGCCACGAAAAAGATCGCCATCCTCCACCAAGTCATGCCGCAGTTGATCAAGAAGGATCTGCAGCACGATTTGCTTTGCCACAACGTGCTGTGTGTGCTGACCGATTGGATCGCACCGCTACCGAACAGAGCGCTGCCCTGTCTGCAGATCCGAGAGGGTGTCCTGAAGCTGTTGCTCAATTTTCCCACCATCGACAAGTGCTACCTGAAGCAGTCCGGCATAGGCAAAGCGGTCATGTATCTGTACAAACATCCGGACGAAACGAAAGTGAACCGGGACCGAGCGCACGTGCTGATCACCGGTTGGTTTCGTTCGGTTTACAACATCAGCACTAGCTTCAATGGAATGTCGCTGGAGGAACGGCGCCAGCATGATCTGCAGCATTTGTCCTCCGCATGCAGCAAGCCACCGGTTGCGGTTGTCGTTCAATCCACTCCACCGGTCTGCCAGCCGGATTTTTGGTTATTCACGCCAAAGAAAGATATTATCCGGCCGGGTGATAAAGGGTGGTCCTATCGGGCGCGTGTCCCGCGCCAATCCGACAAGGTGTACATCGTGcgaccgaaaccgaaaatcGAAGTCAATATCGGCACCTATAGGTCGAAGAAGCAGCTTAACCGATACGAACTGTGCTGGAAGAGGTTTAACGAGAGCAAACGGCAAAGCAAGGCACGTCCGCTTGTAGATCTTTCCATTGAAGGAGCAAAATTGCGGGACAATTAA